The Temnothorax longispinosus isolate EJ_2023e chromosome 12, Tlon_JGU_v1, whole genome shotgun sequence genome includes a window with the following:
- the LOC139823061 gene encoding glyoxylate/hydroxypyruvate reductase A, which produces MCDMMKAVAVLSANPRLSYHLRSRLPNLRISDVSPGQADTLSKLNAVEILVADCDLLIPYVNKLTSVKWIQATWAGLDKFIPHVRDARRDYILTRFSDESFGLAMSEYVIAQIVNHERDQRQQYENQRLAVWKQEGRLLNHRLIRDLTIGILGVGTIGKSVAERLKLFGATIWGMTRTVPKENVPYLDEHRTVDDLPDILKNCDYVINIMPSTQDTVGLLNGNVLERCRGKNAVFINVGRSSIIKETDLVNALEQKWISAAILDVFEKEPLPKESKLWSLPQVTVSPHNSAVTNSQDVAKLFATNYAKYINGESMINVFDFNKGY; this is translated from the exons ATGTGCGACATGATGAAGGCCGTCGCGGTTCTGTCTGCGAATCCTAGGTTATCTTACCACCTGCGCTCGCGGCTGCCGAATCTGCGCATTTCGGACGTGTCGCCAG gaCAAGCAGATACCTTATCCAAGCTGAATGCGGTGGAAATATTAGTGGCCGACTGTGATTTATTAATACCttacgtaaataaattgaCGTCGGTCAAATGGATACAGGCGACGTGGGCTGGCTTGGACAAATTTATTCCACATGTGCGGGACGCGCGAAGAGATTACATCCTGACTCGTTTTTCCGACGAATCATTCGGTCTGGCCATGTCCGAGTATGTGATAGCGCAGATTGTCAATCATGAACGCGATCAGAGGCAACAGTACGAGAATCAAAGGCTCGCTGTGTGGAAACAAGAAGGCAGATTGCTGAACCACAGGCTTATACGTGATTTAACGATAGGTATCTTGGGGGTAGGAACGATAGGAAAGTCGG TGGCGGAAAGGCTGAAGCTATTTGGCGCGACTATCTGGGGAATGACACGTACCGTTCCGAAAGAGAACGTGCCATACCTTGACGAGCATAGAACCGTAGATGACCTGCCAGACATCCTGAAAAATTGTGACTACGTCATTAATATAATGCCCTCGACTCAGGACACGGTAGGACTTTTAAATGGCAACGTCTTGGAACGCTGCAGAGGCAAGAATGCAGTTTTTATTAACGTGGGACGTAGTTCCATTATTAAAGAAACGGACCTGGTGAACGCTCTCGAGCAGAAGTGGATTTCAGCTGCTATTTTAGATGTGTTTGAAAAAGAGCCGTTGCCAAAAGAGAGCAAGCTGTGGAGCCTTCCACAA GTAACCGTCTCACCGCACAATTCGGCCGTGACAAATTCACAAGATGTTGCAAAGCTATTCGCTACAAATTACGCTAAATACATAAACGGAGAGAGTATGATAAatgtatttgattttaataaaggTTACTAG
- the E(pc) gene encoding enhancer of polycomb homolog 1, with protein MSKLSFRARALDASKPMPIYMAEELPDLPDYSAINRAVPQMPSGMEKEEECEHHLQRAICTGLIIPTPEVTDLADAEAYNKIYPADYKLPRQLIHMQPFAMEQDIPDYDMDSEDEKWVALQSRKMELTPLQFEEMMDRLEKSSGQTVVTLNEAKALLKEDDDLIIAVFDYWLNKRLKTQHPLLLTVKTENRFGSAANNPYLAFRRRTEKMQTRKNRKNDETSYEKMLKLRRDLSRAVTLLEMVKRREKTKREHLHLTIEIYEKRYQAQDFSGQILAEVSALKAPRPAFAPLFTNQFGVHQNWTNKVCKDEVVPRKEKRQYKKRKHKTDSRGTSLDDIGIRSGTGSGGRGNRPGVLGSGLDPLISSDEDSPLPSHSHSQPSLPSDRDDEDTAADEGQFVFRRNRNSSYLPPVSGGFGNWPWCDKSEGGIADKKYRFALTSINKPVPRCIGFARRRIGRGGRVILDRCTDMDDMWSTLDFTIHDSKRETADSNATATATTTVKKEWLHFRPKTPPVSVHSPSEESSDTDLDVESTVSRSKLPYPFPPEATSICIEVEPERAGDESPFTSEFNIADYFAMDTVSDFELAVAGLNSSTGSASVSSGLSDGSVNESRTDGELGSSHFVVTPLTNNLFAPPTTTQQTRLTYCSGGSSVVRTCSSSSSISPSSSVVACTTNQATVASSTVSTQCTVGVSAAVDTQSNHQPKQQHRHVPNNSVAASILSKSLTSPINNRNGSGCGSGGSSTGGSANVRVFSASTTCSGNGGGSGSGGGSSSSGNGNGSNVTNLGNSHQNGPLPHINNSNNLTNSTHVVNNQQSTLVLPQKHPPSNLLPGLITQSKLASLARQQQQQQQTQNQAPQVPTSGEITLNSNSESLDMEVDGVDSSPCDSKQQQQLVRANKTNSLAMEVT; from the exons ATGAGCAAGCTGTCGTTTAGGGCGCGCGCCCTGGACGCCTCCAAGCCCATGCCGATCTACATGGCCGAGGAGCTGCCGGATCTGCCAGATTACTCGGCCATTAACCGCGCGGTGCCCCAAATGCCCAGCGGCATGGAAAAGGAGGAGGAATGC GAACATCATCTTCAAAGAGCGATATGCACGGGTCTAATCATTCCTACTCCTGAAGTAACCGATCTGGCAGATGCGGAAGCTTATAACAAGATATATCCCGCTGATTATAAGCTGCCTCGCCAATTAATACACATGCAAC CCTTTGCTATGGAACAAGACATACCAGACTACGATATGGATTCGGAAGACGAAAAATGGGTTGCGCTGCAAAGCCGTAAGATGGAATTGACTCCTCTTCAATTTGAGGAAATGATGGATCGTCTGGAGAAGAGTTCAGGACAAACTGTAGTTACTCTCAACGAAGCCAAGGCACTTTTGAAAGAGGACGACGATTTGATTATCGCGGTGTTCGACTATTGGCTCAACAAGCGTCTCAAAACT CAACATCCCCTATTATTAACGGTTAAAACGGAGAATCGATTCGGCTCGGCTGCGAACAATCCATATCTGGCGTTCAGACGACGCACGGAGAAAATGCAAACACGTAAGAATCGCAAGAACGACGAAACCAGCTACGAGAAAATGTTGAAGCTTCGTAGAGATCTTAGTAGAGCGGTCACGCTCCTGGAGATGGTGAAACGCCGAGAAAAGACGAAACGGGAACATCTGCACCTCACGATCGAGATTTATGAGAAACG GTATCAAGCGCAAGACTTCAGTGGACAAATATTGGCGGAAGTGTCGGCGTTAAAGGCACCGAGACCAGCGTTTGCTCCACTCTTTACCAACCAGTTTGGCGTTCATCAAAATTGGACGAACAAAGTTTGTAAA GACGAAGTAGTGCCcaggaaagaaaagagacaGTACAAAAAGCGGAAACATAAAACGGATAGCAGGGGAACAAGTTTGGACGACATTGGTATTCGCAGTGGAACGGGTAGTGGCGGCCGAGGAAATCGCCCAGGAGTACTCGGAAGTGGGCTGGACCCGCTCATCAGTTCGGATGAAGATAGCCCGCTTCCATCTCATTCGCACTCTCAGCCCTCGTTACCTTCCGACCGCGATGACGAAGACACTGCAGCAGACGAGGGTCAATTCGTCTTTCGTCGAAATAGGAATAGCTCTTATTTACCG CCTGTATCAGGCGGTTTTGGAAATTGGCCTTGGTGTGATAAAAGCGAAGGCGGTATTGCTGATAAAAAGTACAGGTTTGCGCTGACTAGCATTAACAAACCGGTACCAAGGTGTATTGGCTTCGCACGACGGAGAATTGGTCGTGGTGGCAG AGTGATACTAGATCGTTGCACCGATATGGATGATATGTGGTCTACTTTAGATTTCACGATACACGATTCCAAACGGGAGACAGCGGATTCGAACGCGACTGCCACAGCGACGACCACCGTCAAAAAAGAGTG GTTACATTTTCGACCAAAGACTCCGCCTGTGTCGGTGCATAGTCCAAGCGAGGAAAGTAGCGACACGGACTTGGACGTAGAGTCAACAGTGTCTCGATCCAAGCTTCCATACCCGTTCCCACCCGAGGCGACGTCCATATGCATCGAGGTGGAGCCGGAACGCGCGGGTGACGAATCGCCATTTACGTCGGAGTTTAATATCGCGGATTACTTCGCAATGGACACTGTATCGGACTTTGAGCTTGCAGTGGCGGGCCTGAATAGTAGTACGGGTAGTGCGTCCGTCAGCAGTGGTCTCTCAGATGGCAGCGTGAACGAATCACGGACAGACGGCGAACTGGGCAGTTCACATTTCGTGGTGACGCCGCTCACGAATAATCTGTTCGCGCCGCCTACCACGACACAGCAGACCCGGCTTACCTATTGCAGTGGTGGTTCTAGTGTTGTACGTACTTGTTCGAGTTCTTCGTCGATTTCTCCGTCGTCCTCCGTCGTCGCATGTACGACCAATCAAGCCACCGTGGCATCGAGTACGGTGTCCACGCAATGCACTGTCGGTGTCAGTGCCGCGGTCGACACGCAATCGAATCATCAGCCCAAGCAGCAACACAGACACGTGCCGAACAACAGTGTCGCTGCCTCCATTCTCTCGAAATCCTTGACTAGTCCGATAAATAATAGGAATGGTAGCGGCTGCGGCAGTGGTGGTAGTAGTACCGGTGGTAGTGCAAATGTCAGAGTGTTTAGTGCGAGTACCACGTGTAGCGGCAACGGTGGAGGCAGTGGTAGTGGTGGTGGTAGTAGTAGTAGCGGCAACGGCAACGGCAGTAACGTCACAAACTTGGGCAATAGTCACCAGAATGGCCCGCTGCCACACATAAACAACTCTAACAATCTGACGAACAGCACCCACGTCGTGAACAACCAACAGTCCACGTTGGTTCTACCGCAGAAGCATCCGCCGTCCAATCTGTTACCCGGCCTGATAACGCAAAGTAAATTGGCGAGCCTCGCGaggcagcagcagcagcagcaacagacGCAAAATCAGGCGCCACAGGTCCCAACGTCCGGGGAAATTACGCTTAATAGTAATAG TGAAAGTTTGGATATGGAAGTGGATGGAGTGGACAGTTCGCCGTGCGACAGCaaacagcagcaacagcttGTACGGGCGAACAAAACAAATTCACTGGCGATGGAAGTGACATGA